In the genome of Bradyrhizobium arachidis, one region contains:
- a CDS encoding enoyl-CoA hydratase-related protein translates to MANGNIVVTEERGTRVITLRRPGKKNAITQDMYREMSHAIDTAQNNPDIRCMIITGGSGVFTAGDDIDDFLKADAARPETLSNGAKFLYSLALNVKPIIAAVDGASIGMGTVMLFHCDYVLASTAATFSAPYINLGLVPVGAASLLMPHTMGYQRAFAMLVMGRTFTAEQAEAAGFVNTVVSPGHTEVEARKVAREICKLPAEAVATSRRLLRAAPEELTRRIDQEAHLFGERLKSDEAVAAFNAFANRKKR, encoded by the coding sequence ATGGCGAATGGCAATATCGTCGTCACCGAAGAGCGCGGAACCCGCGTGATCACCCTGCGCCGCCCCGGCAAGAAGAACGCGATCACGCAGGACATGTACCGGGAGATGAGCCACGCGATCGATACCGCGCAGAACAATCCCGACATCCGCTGCATGATCATCACCGGCGGCTCCGGCGTGTTCACCGCCGGCGACGACATCGACGACTTCCTGAAGGCCGACGCCGCGCGACCGGAGACGCTGTCGAACGGCGCAAAATTTCTCTATTCGCTCGCGCTGAACGTCAAGCCGATCATCGCGGCGGTCGACGGCGCCTCGATCGGCATGGGCACGGTGATGCTGTTCCATTGCGATTACGTGCTGGCCTCCACTGCCGCGACCTTCTCGGCGCCCTACATCAATCTAGGCCTCGTGCCGGTCGGCGCGGCCAGCCTGTTGATGCCGCACACGATGGGCTATCAGCGCGCCTTTGCCATGCTGGTCATGGGCCGGACCTTCACCGCCGAGCAGGCCGAAGCCGCAGGCTTCGTCAACACCGTGGTCTCGCCGGGACATACCGAGGTCGAGGCCCGCAAGGTGGCGCGCGAGATCTGCAAGCTGCCGGCCGAGGCGGTCGCGACCTCGCGCCGATTGCTGCGCGCCGCGCCGGAAGAGCTCACCCGCCGCATCGACCAGGAAGCCCATCTGTTCGGCGAGCGGCTGAAGTCGGACGAAGCCGTCGCCGCGTTCAACGCGTTCGCGAACAGGAAGAAGCGGTGA
- a CDS encoding MFS transporter, producing MIAATKADESSLRYRGWRVVLACFLMAFFMFGFGLYGQGVYLAELQRAHGWPGTLVSAASTFSFLLTSVLVIFTDDLLARIGLRALILCGLSALGASTALLALMQTPWQLYLAYALMAVGWTGMGTVVIATVLNAWFERRRGLALSLAFNGATCGGIILVPLLLSLTGSIGFRPAMLTATIVMVGLVLPVVVSFIGWPSGMSPSSGANADAGGVAVPAHSRRTLLANAAFWTMVLPIAIALLAQMGFIIHQVTFLEPLIGRHAAGLAVTVMAAMAVVGRLSLGLFVDRLDPRLACAASMTSQAAALFVLLQTTSPTVLLVCCAVYGFSIGNMITFPPLIIQREIGSTAFAAAMGLGTSISGIVSAFGPGIVGLVRSFTGDYTTAFAMCVMLDLVAAGVVLWRPGRRVKVVAS from the coding sequence ATGATTGCCGCAACGAAGGCTGACGAATCCTCGCTGCGTTATCGCGGCTGGCGCGTGGTGCTGGCCTGCTTCCTGATGGCTTTCTTCATGTTCGGCTTCGGCCTCTACGGCCAGGGCGTCTATCTTGCCGAGCTGCAGCGCGCCCATGGCTGGCCCGGCACGCTGGTCTCCGCCGCCAGCACCTTCTCGTTCCTGCTGACCTCCGTCCTCGTCATCTTCACCGACGATCTGCTCGCCCGCATCGGGTTGCGTGCGCTGATCCTTTGCGGCCTGTCGGCGCTCGGCGCTTCGACCGCGCTGCTGGCGCTGATGCAGACGCCGTGGCAGCTCTATCTCGCCTATGCGCTGATGGCGGTCGGCTGGACCGGGATGGGCACCGTGGTGATCGCGACGGTGCTGAACGCCTGGTTCGAGCGCCGCCGCGGGCTCGCGCTCAGCCTCGCGTTCAACGGCGCAACTTGCGGCGGCATCATCCTCGTGCCGCTGCTGCTGTCGCTGACGGGCAGCATCGGCTTCCGTCCGGCGATGCTGACAGCAACGATCGTGATGGTGGGGCTGGTGCTGCCGGTGGTCGTGAGCTTCATCGGCTGGCCCTCAGGGATGTCGCCGAGCTCCGGCGCAAACGCGGACGCCGGTGGTGTGGCCGTGCCGGCGCATTCGCGCAGGACGCTGCTCGCCAACGCGGCGTTCTGGACCATGGTGCTGCCGATCGCGATCGCGCTTCTCGCACAGATGGGATTCATCATCCACCAGGTGACGTTCCTCGAGCCGCTGATCGGCCGTCACGCCGCAGGCCTTGCGGTCACCGTCATGGCGGCGATGGCGGTGGTCGGCCGCCTGTCGCTCGGCCTGTTCGTCGACCGGCTCGATCCCAGGCTTGCCTGCGCGGCGTCGATGACGAGCCAGGCCGCCGCGCTGTTCGTGCTCCTGCAGACCACCAGCCCGACGGTGCTGCTGGTGTGCTGCGCCGTCTACGGCTTCTCGATCGGCAACATGATCACGTTCCCGCCGCTGATCATCCAGCGCGAGATCGGCTCTACCGCCTTCGCCGCCGCGATGGGATTGGGCACTTCGATCAGCGGCATCGTCAGCGCCTTCGGCCCCGGCATCGTCGGCCTCGTGCGCAGTTTTACCGGCGATTACACCACGGCGTTCGCGATGTGCGTCATGCTGGACCTGGTGGCCGCGGGTGTCGTGCTGTGGCGGCCGGGAAGACGCGTGAAGGTCGTGGCTTCGTAG
- a CDS encoding acyl-CoA dehydrogenase translates to MTYRAPISDMLLSLNHGAGLKAAVEAGHYGDFDADIAAAVLEEAGKFATDVLAPLNKVGDEHGIKLSDGKVTTAPGWPDAYKRWTDGGWNAVSGPEGFGGQGLPLAINAACTEIWSASNVAFGLCPLLTASAIEALEAHGSDELKTIYLEKLVTGEWTGTMQLTEPQAGSDVGALRTRAEKQADGTYRIKGTKIFITYGEHDMTDNIVHFVLARLPDAPAGTKGISLFLVPKFMVNEDGSLGARNDIFASGVEHKLGMHASPTCTMTMGDHGGAIGFLIGEENQGMRCMFTMMNQARLGVGLEGVGVADRAYQQALAYAQERKQGRAVGKKGDGSDPIFVHPDVKRMLMRMRAQTAAARTICYATAVALDVSIRARDPKVRAEAAARAALLTPMAKGYSTDIGNEVAYLGVQVHGGMGFIEETGAAQHYRDARITAIYEGTNGIQAIDLVTRKLAANGGAAVWALLDELAATVKQVEASNDPAFGTTGVKLREALEALTRTSKWLLERVTSAPNEALAGATPYLQQFGSTLGGCMLASEALAAKADGLGDVPRYVSLARFFAENIAVQAGALERTVTESADSVAAADAVLL, encoded by the coding sequence ATGACCTACCGCGCGCCGATTTCTGACATGCTGCTGTCGCTCAACCATGGCGCCGGCCTGAAGGCCGCCGTGGAAGCCGGCCATTACGGCGATTTCGACGCCGACATCGCCGCGGCCGTGCTGGAGGAAGCCGGCAAGTTCGCGACCGACGTGCTGGCGCCGCTGAACAAGGTCGGCGACGAGCACGGCATCAAGCTTAGTGACGGCAAGGTCACGACCGCGCCGGGCTGGCCGGACGCCTACAAGCGCTGGACCGATGGCGGCTGGAACGCTGTCTCGGGTCCGGAAGGTTTCGGCGGCCAGGGCCTGCCGCTCGCGATCAACGCCGCCTGCACCGAGATCTGGAGCGCCTCCAACGTCGCCTTCGGCCTCTGCCCGCTGCTGACGGCCTCCGCGATCGAGGCGCTGGAGGCGCATGGCAGCGACGAGCTGAAGACAATCTATCTCGAAAAGCTCGTCACCGGCGAATGGACCGGCACGATGCAGCTCACCGAGCCGCAGGCCGGCTCAGACGTCGGCGCGCTGCGCACCCGCGCGGAGAAGCAGGCCGACGGCACCTATCGCATCAAGGGGACGAAGATCTTCATCACCTATGGCGAGCACGACATGACCGACAACATCGTGCATTTCGTGCTGGCGCGCCTGCCCGACGCGCCCGCCGGCACCAAGGGGATCTCGCTGTTCCTGGTGCCGAAGTTCATGGTCAACGAAGACGGCTCGCTCGGCGCACGCAACGACATCTTCGCCAGCGGCGTCGAGCACAAGCTCGGCATGCATGCTTCGCCGACCTGCACCATGACGATGGGCGACCATGGCGGCGCGATCGGCTTTCTGATTGGCGAAGAGAACCAGGGCATGCGCTGCATGTTCACGATGATGAATCAGGCTCGCCTCGGCGTCGGCCTCGAGGGCGTCGGCGTTGCCGACCGCGCCTATCAGCAGGCCCTCGCCTATGCCCAGGAGCGCAAGCAGGGCCGCGCCGTCGGCAAGAAAGGCGACGGCTCGGACCCGATCTTCGTGCATCCCGACGTCAAGCGCATGCTGATGCGGATGCGGGCGCAGACCGCGGCCGCGCGCACCATCTGCTATGCGACCGCCGTCGCGCTCGACGTCTCCATTCGCGCCAGGGATCCCAAGGTCCGTGCCGAAGCTGCCGCGCGCGCGGCGCTGCTGACGCCGATGGCAAAGGGCTATTCCACCGACATCGGCAACGAGGTCGCCTATCTCGGCGTGCAGGTGCATGGCGGCATGGGCTTCATCGAGGAGACTGGCGCGGCGCAGCACTATCGCGATGCACGCATCACCGCGATCTATGAGGGCACCAACGGCATCCAGGCGATCGATCTCGTCACGCGAAAACTCGCGGCCAATGGCGGCGCAGCGGTGTGGGCGCTGCTCGACGAGCTTGCGGCGACCGTCAAGCAGGTGGAGGCCTCCAACGATCCCGCTTTCGGCACCACGGGCGTAAAATTGCGCGAGGCGCTGGAGGCCTTGACGCGCACCAGCAAATGGCTGCTGGAGCGCGTGACCTCCGCCCCGAACGAGGCGCTCGCCGGCGCAACGCCGTATCTCCAGCAGTTCGGCTCCACGCTCGGCGGCTGCATGCTCGCCTCCGAAGCGCTTGCCGCGAAGGCCGACGGCCTTGGCGATGTGCCGCGCTACGTCTCGCTCGCGCGCTTCTTCGCCGAGAACATCGCGGTGCAGGCCGGCGCGCTCGAGCGCACCGTGACGGAGAGCGCGGACTCGGTCGCAGCGGCGGATGCGGTGTTGTTGTAG